From the genome of Paraburkholderia aromaticivorans, one region includes:
- a CDS encoding YhbY family RNA-binding protein → MPALKVSSDQRAELRSQAHALKPVVLVGAEGLTDAVLSEIKVHLGAHQLIKIRVFGDEREARLAIYEQICDKLNAAPIQHIGKLLVIWKPEAAQPAVKAKRGALPSAREAAVEAKPAKGRAPRVVTVVKPSEIPMRKPKAKAVVVRGNERVTQGGNIKRAKKRQTSAKRSHQSSK, encoded by the coding sequence ATGCCCGCCCTCAAAGTCTCTTCCGACCAACGCGCCGAGTTGCGCTCCCAGGCACATGCGCTCAAACCGGTCGTGCTCGTCGGCGCCGAAGGCTTGACCGACGCTGTGCTCTCCGAGATCAAGGTCCACCTTGGCGCTCATCAGCTCATCAAAATCCGCGTGTTCGGCGACGAACGCGAAGCGCGCCTTGCGATCTACGAACAAATCTGCGACAAGCTGAACGCCGCGCCGATCCAGCATATCGGCAAGCTGCTGGTGATCTGGAAACCGGAAGCCGCACAACCGGCGGTGAAGGCCAAACGCGGCGCGCTGCCGAGCGCGCGTGAAGCCGCGGTGGAAGCCAAGCCAGCCAAGGGCCGCGCGCCGCGCGTCGTGACGGTCGTGAAGCCCAGCGAAATTCCGATGCGCAAGCCCAAGGCAAAAGCAGTGGTGGTGCGCGGTAATGAACGTGTTACCCAAGGCGGCAACATCAAGCGCGCCAAGAAACGCCAAACCAGCGCGAAGCGTTCGCATCAGTCGTCGAAATAA
- a CDS encoding RlmE family RNA methyltransferase produces the protein MAKNKFNTAWLHDHINDPYVKMAQREGYRARAAYKLKEIDEQDKLIRPGQVIVDLGSTPGSWSQYARNKLAKGAQRDAEREGGIDGTIIALDLLPMEPVADVHFIQGDFREDSVLAQLEELVGERQVDLVISDMAPNLSGVAVADAARIEHLCDLALEFSQNHLKPDGALLVKCFHGSGYSQIVEKFKHQFKVVGARKPKASRDKSSETFILGKHLKRPA, from the coding sequence ATGGCAAAAAACAAGTTCAACACCGCGTGGCTGCATGACCACATCAACGACCCGTACGTGAAAATGGCGCAGCGGGAGGGCTATCGCGCCCGCGCAGCCTACAAGCTCAAGGAAATCGACGAGCAGGACAAGCTGATCCGCCCGGGGCAGGTCATCGTCGACCTGGGTTCCACGCCGGGCAGTTGGAGCCAGTACGCGCGCAACAAGCTTGCGAAAGGCGCCCAACGCGACGCGGAACGCGAAGGCGGGATCGACGGCACGATCATCGCGCTGGACCTGCTGCCGATGGAGCCGGTTGCCGACGTCCACTTCATTCAGGGCGACTTCCGCGAAGACTCGGTTCTCGCGCAACTGGAAGAATTGGTCGGCGAACGCCAGGTTGATCTTGTAATTTCGGATATGGCGCCCAACCTGTCGGGAGTGGCGGTGGCGGATGCCGCGCGAATCGAGCACTTATGCGATCTCGCGCTGGAATTCTCACAAAATCACTTGAAGCCGGATGGTGCCCTTTTAGTCAAATGCTTTCACGGCAGCGGTTACAGCCAGATTGTCGAAAAGTTCAAGCATCAGTTCAAGGTGGTGGGGGCCCGCAAGCCAAAGGCGTCGCGGGACAAATCGTCAGAAACGTTTATTTTGGGTAAGCATCTCAAGCGGCCCGCATAG
- the ftsH gene encoding ATP-dependent zinc metalloprotease FtsH: protein MNNNMFSKAAVWLVIALVLFTVFKQFDKPRVQEGVSYSQFMDDAKNGKVKNVIVQGRNLTVTPADGQKYQIVSPGDIWMVGDLMKYGVQVSGKADDEPNALVSALYYLGPTILIIGFWFYMMRQMQGGGKGGAFSFGKSRARLIDENNNAINFTDVAGCDEAKEEVSELVDFLRDPQKFQKLGGRIPRGVLLVGPPGTGKTLLARAIAGEAKVPFFSISGSDFVEMFVGVGAARVRDMFEQAKKHAPCIVFIDEIDAVGRHRGAGMGGGNDEREQTLNQMLVEMDGFEANSGVIVIAATNRSDVLDKALLRPGRFDRQVYVGLPDIRGREHIMKVHLRKVPISNDVDAAVIARGTPGFSGADLANLVNEAALFAARRGKRIVEMTDFEDAKDKIFMGPERKSAVIREESKRATAYHESGHAVIAKLLPKADPVHKVTIIPRGRALGVTWQLPEHDNETYSKDYLLDRLAILFGGRVAEELFLNLISTGASDDFNKATQTARAMVARFGMTDALGPMVYVDDENDATPFGRGFTRTISEATQQKVDAEIRRVLDEQYNLAKRLLDENRDKVEAMTAALMEWETIDADQINDIMAGRPPRSPKSSPPSASDASSGGSPGTEVKPGSATAPA from the coding sequence TTGAACAACAATATGTTTTCGAAAGCAGCAGTGTGGCTGGTTATCGCACTGGTGCTGTTTACGGTGTTCAAGCAGTTCGACAAGCCCCGTGTCCAGGAAGGCGTTTCCTATTCGCAGTTCATGGACGACGCAAAGAACGGCAAAGTCAAGAACGTCATTGTCCAGGGGCGGAACCTCACGGTCACTCCAGCAGACGGCCAGAAGTACCAGATCGTGTCGCCCGGCGACATCTGGATGGTCGGCGATCTGATGAAGTATGGCGTTCAGGTGAGCGGCAAGGCTGATGACGAACCCAATGCGCTGGTGTCCGCGCTGTACTACCTCGGGCCGACGATCCTGATTATCGGTTTCTGGTTCTACATGATGCGACAGATGCAGGGAGGCGGGAAAGGCGGTGCGTTCTCGTTCGGTAAATCCCGTGCGCGTCTGATCGACGAAAACAACAACGCAATCAATTTCACCGACGTCGCCGGTTGCGACGAAGCCAAGGAAGAAGTCTCCGAACTGGTCGACTTCCTTCGTGATCCGCAGAAATTTCAGAAGCTGGGTGGCCGCATTCCGCGCGGCGTGCTGCTGGTCGGCCCACCGGGAACCGGTAAGACGCTGTTGGCGCGAGCCATTGCCGGCGAAGCGAAAGTGCCGTTCTTCAGCATCTCGGGTTCGGACTTCGTCGAAATGTTCGTCGGTGTCGGCGCGGCTCGTGTGCGCGACATGTTCGAGCAGGCCAAGAAGCATGCACCGTGCATCGTGTTCATCGACGAAATCGACGCGGTCGGCCGTCATCGTGGCGCTGGCATGGGCGGCGGGAACGACGAACGCGAACAGACGCTCAACCAGATGCTGGTGGAGATGGACGGCTTCGAAGCGAACTCGGGCGTGATCGTGATCGCTGCAACGAACCGCTCGGACGTGCTCGACAAGGCGCTGTTGCGTCCGGGCCGTTTCGACCGTCAGGTGTACGTGGGTCTGCCGGACATTCGCGGCCGTGAACACATCATGAAGGTCCACCTGCGCAAGGTGCCGATTTCGAACGACGTCGATGCAGCGGTGATCGCGCGCGGCACGCCGGGATTCTCGGGCGCCGATCTCGCGAACCTCGTGAACGAAGCGGCCTTGTTCGCAGCTCGCCGCGGCAAGCGCATCGTTGAAATGACGGATTTCGAAGACGCGAAGGACAAGATCTTCATGGGTCCGGAGCGCAAGTCGGCCGTGATCCGCGAAGAATCGAAGCGTGCTACGGCGTACCACGAGTCGGGCCATGCGGTGATCGCCAAGTTGCTGCCGAAGGCCGATCCGGTGCACAAGGTCACGATCATTCCGCGCGGCCGTGCCCTGGGCGTGACGTGGCAGTTGCCGGAGCATGACAACGAAACGTATTCGAAGGACTATCTGCTGGATCGTCTCGCGATCCTGTTCGGTGGCCGCGTAGCGGAAGAGTTGTTCCTGAACCTGATCAGCACTGGCGCATCGGACGACTTCAACAAGGCGACGCAAACCGCGCGTGCCATGGTGGCCCGCTTCGGCATGACGGACGCGCTCGGACCGATGGTCTATGTGGACGACGAAAACGACGCCACGCCATTTGGCCGCGGTTTCACGCGCACCATTTCGGAAGCGACGCAGCAGAAGGTCGACGCCGAAATCCGCCGTGTGCTGGACGAGCAGTACAACCTCGCGAAGCGCCTGCTGGACGAGAACCGCGACAAGGTCGAGGCAATGACCGCCGCACTGATGGAGTGGGAAACGATCGACGCTGATCAGATCAACGACATCATGGCAGGCCGTCCGCCGCGCTCGCCGAAGAGCTCGCCGCCGTCGGCAAGCGACGCCTCTTCGGGCGGCAGCCCGGGTACCGAGGTCAAGCCGGGTAGCGCAACGGCACCGGCCTGA
- the folP gene encoding dihydropteroate synthase, with the protein MGILNVTPDSFSDGGQYAMRGDALRQAERMMLDGADIIDIGGESTRPGAPPVPLDEELERVIPLVEQLRGANVPLSVDTYKPEVMRHALAAGADLINDIWGFRMPGAIDAVRSSDCGLCVMHMLGEPQTMQLGEPAYDDVVSAVREFLEERVATLAQAGIARERISVDPGFGFGKAVVEHNYALLAHLRDTAPRAEPSYPILAGMSRKSMIGAVVGRPAPERVAGSIAAAVCAAERGAAILRVHDVAQTVDALKVWAAMREAANHSRTRG; encoded by the coding sequence ATGGGCATTCTGAACGTCACACCTGATTCTTTTTCCGACGGCGGTCAATACGCGATGCGCGGTGATGCGTTGCGCCAGGCCGAGCGCATGATGCTCGACGGCGCGGACATCATCGACATCGGCGGCGAATCGACGCGGCCCGGTGCGCCGCCGGTGCCGCTCGACGAGGAACTCGAACGCGTGATTCCGCTCGTCGAGCAATTGCGCGGCGCGAATGTGCCGCTTTCGGTCGACACGTATAAGCCGGAAGTGATGCGTCACGCATTGGCTGCGGGCGCAGATTTGATCAACGACATCTGGGGCTTCCGGATGCCCGGCGCCATCGATGCGGTGCGCAGCAGTGACTGCGGACTATGCGTCATGCATATGCTCGGTGAGCCGCAGACCATGCAGCTCGGCGAGCCCGCGTATGACGACGTGGTGAGCGCGGTGCGGGAGTTTCTCGAGGAACGGGTCGCAACGCTTGCGCAGGCGGGCATCGCGCGCGAGCGCATCAGCGTGGATCCGGGTTTCGGCTTCGGCAAGGCCGTGGTCGAGCATAATTACGCGTTGCTTGCCCACCTGCGGGATACGGCGCCGCGCGCCGAGCCGTCTTATCCGATTCTTGCCGGCATGTCGCGCAAGTCGATGATCGGCGCGGTAGTGGGACGCCCGGCGCCGGAACGCGTCGCGGGCAGCATTGCGGCGGCGGTGTGCGCCGCCGAACGAGGTGCTGCGATTCTGCGCGTGCACGACGTCGCGCAAACAGTCGATGCATTGAAAGTCTGGGCAGCCATGCGCGAAGCGGCGAATCACAGCCGCACGCGCGGCTGA
- the glmM gene encoding phosphoglucosamine mutase, translating to MARRYFGTDGIRGKVGEGPITPEFVLRLGYAAGKVLVGADRWARTGTRPTVLIGKDTRVSGYMLEAALEAGFSAAGVDVMLAGPMPTPGIAYLTRALRLAAGVVISASHNPYYDNGIKFFSADGNKLPDEVEAQIEEQLDQPLACAASEQLGKARRLDDAAGRYIEFCKSTFPAAFDLRGLKLVVDCAHGAAYDVAPHVFHELGADVIPIGVAPNGFNINDGVGATAPDALVRAVRANHADLGIALDGDADRLQVVDAAGRLYNGDELLYILVKDRIATEGKVDGAVGTLMTNMAVEVALQAAGVKFVRAAVGDRYVLEQLREHGWQLGAEGSGHILSLDRHSTGDGIVSALLVLAAMKRSDKTLAELLDGVTLFPQKLINVRMKPDADWKGSDVIRRAIAKAEDALNGRGRVLIRASGTEPVLRVMVEAENVADAVHHAESIASAVKQATA from the coding sequence ATGGCACGTCGTTATTTCGGAACGGACGGCATTCGGGGCAAAGTCGGCGAAGGGCCTATTACGCCGGAATTTGTATTGCGGCTCGGCTATGCGGCCGGCAAGGTATTGGTGGGTGCGGACCGCTGGGCGAGGACGGGCACGCGGCCAACCGTGTTGATCGGTAAAGACACGCGGGTGTCGGGCTATATGCTCGAAGCGGCGCTCGAAGCGGGCTTCTCCGCGGCGGGTGTGGACGTGATGCTGGCCGGCCCGATGCCGACTCCCGGCATCGCCTATCTGACCCGCGCATTGCGGCTCGCCGCGGGCGTGGTGATCAGCGCATCGCACAATCCGTACTACGACAACGGCATCAAATTCTTCTCCGCCGACGGCAACAAGCTGCCCGACGAAGTGGAAGCGCAGATCGAAGAGCAACTCGATCAGCCGCTCGCCTGCGCGGCGTCCGAGCAACTCGGCAAGGCGCGCCGTCTTGACGACGCGGCCGGTCGTTACATCGAGTTCTGCAAGAGCACCTTTCCGGCTGCGTTTGACCTGCGCGGCCTGAAGCTGGTCGTCGACTGTGCGCACGGCGCCGCGTACGACGTCGCGCCGCATGTGTTCCACGAACTCGGCGCCGATGTGATTCCGATCGGTGTTGCGCCGAACGGTTTCAACATCAACGATGGTGTCGGCGCGACCGCACCGGATGCGCTGGTGCGCGCGGTGCGAGCGAATCATGCCGATCTCGGCATCGCGCTCGACGGCGACGCCGACCGGCTGCAGGTGGTCGATGCCGCGGGCCGCCTGTATAACGGCGATGAATTGCTGTACATCCTGGTCAAGGATCGGATTGCGACCGAGGGCAAGGTGGATGGCGCAGTCGGCACCTTGATGACGAATATGGCGGTGGAAGTCGCGTTGCAGGCTGCCGGCGTGAAGTTCGTGCGCGCGGCGGTCGGCGACCGTTACGTGCTGGAGCAGTTGCGCGAACACGGCTGGCAACTTGGGGCTGAAGGCTCCGGCCATATTCTCTCGCTCGACCGCCATTCCACCGGCGACGGCATTGTCTCCGCGTTGCTGGTGCTGGCCGCCATGAAGCGCAGCGATAAAACGCTCGCTGAGTTGCTCGACGGCGTCACGCTGTTCCCGCAAAAGCTGATCAACGTACGTATGAAGCCCGACGCGGACTGGAAGGGCAGCGATGTGATCCGCCGCGCCATTGCCAAGGCCGAGGACGCATTGAACGGCCGCGGCCGCGTGCTGATTCGCGCATCCGGCACCGAGCCGGTGCTGCGCGTGATGGTCGAAGCGGAAAATGTCGCCGACGCCGTTCATCATGCGGAGTCGATTGCCAGCGCGGTGAAGCAGGCGACAGCCTAA
- the pstS gene encoding phosphate ABC transporter substrate-binding protein PstS encodes MKLMQTVFAGVAGALFAIAAQAADITGAGSTFAAPIYTKWADAYQKSGGGKVNYQGIGSSGGVKQIVAKTVDFAGSDAPLKDDELAKEGLFQFPTVVGGVVPVVNVPGVKPAELTLSGEVLGDIYLGKIKKWNDPAIVALNPKVKLPDTDIAVVRRADGSGTSFIWTNYLSKVNADWKSKVGEGSTVNWPTGTGGKGNDGVAAFVQRLPGAIGYVEWAYAKQNHMTYVALKNSSGAVVEPKTDTFKAAAAGADWSKSFYQILTNEPGKNAWPIVGATFVLLHTTQDKAPQGTETLKFFDWAFKNGTQAANDLDYISLPDSVVSEIRTQWKSKVKDASGKAIAE; translated from the coding sequence ATGAAATTGATGCAAACCGTGTTCGCTGGCGTCGCTGGCGCGCTTTTCGCGATCGCAGCGCAAGCCGCAGACATCACCGGCGCGGGCAGCACCTTCGCAGCACCGATTTACACGAAGTGGGCCGACGCCTATCAGAAGTCCGGCGGCGGTAAGGTTAACTACCAGGGTATCGGTTCGTCGGGCGGCGTGAAGCAGATCGTCGCGAAGACCGTCGACTTCGCCGGTTCGGACGCTCCGCTGAAGGACGACGAGCTCGCCAAGGAAGGCCTGTTCCAGTTCCCGACGGTGGTCGGCGGCGTGGTACCGGTCGTCAACGTGCCGGGCGTGAAGCCGGCTGAACTGACGCTGTCGGGCGAAGTGCTCGGCGACATCTATCTGGGCAAGATCAAGAAGTGGAATGATCCGGCGATCGTTGCGCTGAACCCGAAGGTCAAGCTGCCGGATACCGACATCGCCGTGGTTCGCCGCGCCGATGGTTCGGGCACCAGCTTCATCTGGACGAACTACCTGTCGAAGGTCAACGCGGACTGGAAGTCGAAGGTCGGCGAAGGTTCGACGGTCAACTGGCCGACGGGCACGGGCGGCAAGGGTAACGACGGCGTCGCGGCCTTCGTGCAACGTCTGCCGGGCGCGATCGGCTACGTGGAATGGGCGTACGCGAAGCAGAACCACATGACGTATGTCGCGCTGAAGAACTCGTCGGGCGCGGTGGTCGAGCCGAAGACGGACACCTTCAAGGCAGCGGCAGCAGGCGCGGACTGGTCGAAGTCGTTCTACCAGATCCTGACGAACGAGCCGGGCAAGAACGCATGGCCGATCGTCGGCGCGACGTTCGTGCTGCTTCACACGACGCAGGACAAGGCGCCGCAAGGCACCGAAACGCTGAAGTTCTTCGACTGGGCATTCAAGAACGGCACGCAAGCCGCGAACGATCTGGACTACATCTCGCTGCCGGATTCGGTTGTGTCGGAAATCCGCACGCAGTGGAAGTCGAAGGTGAAGGATGCTTCGGGCAAGGCAATCGCCGAGTAA
- the pstC gene encoding phosphate ABC transporter permease PstC: MSDIQLASGASRSTPPGNASQQKAPGRAGDVIFGGLARLAAIITLLLLGGIIVSLIVASLPSIRQFGLSFLWTAEWDPPSKQFGALVPIYGTIATSIIALIIAVPVSFGIALFLTELAPAWLRRPLGIAIELLAAIPSIVYGMWGLLVFAPIFATWFEKPLGAVLGGIPVVGALFQGAPIGIGILCAGVILAIMIIPYIASVMRDVFEVTPVLLKESAYGIGCTTWEVMWKIVLPFTKSGVIGGVMLGLGRALGETMAVTFVIGNTNLLDNVSLFSPGNSITSALANEFAEADPGLHTSALMELGLILFVITFIVLAISKIMLLRLEKGEGAK, from the coding sequence ATGTCCGATATCCAATTAGCGTCCGGCGCGAGCAGGTCGACCCCGCCCGGCAACGCGTCGCAGCAGAAAGCGCCTGGCCGTGCCGGCGACGTGATCTTCGGCGGTCTCGCGCGCCTCGCCGCCATCATCACTTTGCTGCTGCTCGGCGGCATCATCGTGTCGCTGATCGTCGCGTCCCTGCCGTCGATCAGGCAATTCGGTCTCAGCTTCCTGTGGACCGCCGAGTGGGATCCACCCAGCAAGCAATTCGGCGCCCTGGTGCCGATCTACGGCACGATCGCCACCTCGATCATCGCGCTCATCATCGCGGTGCCCGTCAGCTTCGGCATTGCGCTTTTCCTGACTGAACTCGCGCCCGCGTGGCTGCGCCGGCCGCTCGGCATCGCGATCGAACTGCTCGCCGCGATTCCGTCGATCGTGTACGGCATGTGGGGTCTGCTGGTGTTCGCGCCGATCTTCGCGACGTGGTTCGAAAAACCGCTCGGCGCGGTGCTCGGCGGGATTCCGGTGGTCGGTGCGCTGTTTCAGGGCGCGCCGATCGGCATCGGCATCCTGTGCGCGGGTGTGATTCTCGCGATCATGATCATTCCGTACATCGCCTCGGTGATGCGCGACGTGTTCGAAGTCACGCCGGTGTTGCTGAAAGAGTCGGCTTACGGCATCGGCTGCACGACGTGGGAAGTGATGTGGAAGATCGTGCTGCCCTTCACCAAAAGCGGCGTGATCGGCGGCGTCATGCTGGGTCTGGGTCGCGCGCTTGGCGAGACCATGGCGGTCACGTTCGTGATCGGCAACACCAATCTGCTCGACAACGTGTCGCTCTTTTCGCCGGGTAACAGCATCACGTCGGCGCTTGCCAACGAATTCGCCGAAGCGGATCCGGGCCTGCATACGTCGGCGCTGATGGAGCTCGGCCTCATTCTGTTCGTGATCACTTTCATCGTGCTGGCGATTTCGAAGATCATGCTGCTTCGCCTCGAAAAAGGGGAGGGCGCGAAATGA
- the pstA gene encoding phosphate ABC transporter permease PstA yields MSQPTLNMPGSTDAAALEAMRVRLQGRRRMKNAIALTLSLAAMAFGLLWLIWILYTTLRLGVGGLSVELFTQSTPPPNTDGGGLANAIVGSLMLVALATFVGTPIGILAGVYLAEYGQKGWLASLTRFINDILLSAPSIVVGLFVYALVVAKMGHFSGWAGVFALALLQIPIVIRTTENMLKLVPNALREAAFALGTPKWKMVLSITLKASIAGIVTGVLLGVARIAGETAPLLFTALSNQFFSLDMGQPVANLPVTIYKFAMSPFAQWQSLAWAGVFLITLAVLGLNILARTIFTNK; encoded by the coding sequence ATGAGCCAGCCCACCTTGAATATGCCGGGTTCGACCGACGCTGCCGCGCTCGAGGCGATGCGCGTGCGTCTGCAAGGCCGCCGCCGCATGAAGAACGCGATCGCACTGACCTTGTCGCTCGCGGCGATGGCGTTCGGTCTGCTGTGGCTGATCTGGATTCTGTACACGACGTTGCGCCTGGGTGTCGGCGGCTTGTCGGTCGAGTTGTTCACGCAATCGACACCGCCGCCAAACACCGATGGCGGTGGCCTTGCCAACGCGATCGTCGGCAGCTTGATGCTGGTCGCGCTCGCCACGTTCGTGGGCACGCCGATCGGCATTCTCGCCGGCGTGTATCTTGCCGAATACGGCCAGAAAGGCTGGCTCGCGAGCCTCACGCGTTTTATCAACGACATTCTGTTGTCGGCGCCCTCGATCGTGGTCGGTCTGTTCGTGTATGCGCTGGTTGTCGCGAAGATGGGCCACTTCAGCGGCTGGGCCGGCGTGTTCGCGCTCGCGTTGCTGCAGATCCCGATCGTGATCCGCACCACCGAGAACATGCTGAAACTGGTGCCGAACGCATTGCGTGAAGCGGCGTTCGCGCTCGGCACGCCGAAGTGGAAGATGGTGCTGTCGATCACGCTGAAGGCTTCCATCGCGGGTATCGTCACCGGCGTGTTGCTCGGCGTGGCGCGCATCGCAGGCGAAACCGCGCCGCTGCTGTTCACGGCGCTGTCGAACCAGTTCTTCTCGCTGGACATGGGCCAGCCGGTCGCGAACCTGCCGGTCACGATCTACAAGTTTGCGATGAGCCCGTTCGCGCAGTGGCAATCGCTCGCGTGGGCCGGCGTCTTCCTGATCACGCTCGCGGTGCTGGGACTGAACATCCTCGCGCGCACGATCTTCACGAACAAGTAA
- the pstB gene encoding phosphate ABC transporter ATP-binding protein PstB: protein MNMAETQLNPIARPTAPAGFDPVQSGQSQAPSRPKIEINDLNFFYGKYHALKNINLQIPEGKVTAFIGPSGCGKSTLLRTLNKMYALYPEQRAEGEILMDGENLLTSKRDISLLRARIGMVFQKPTPFPMSIYDNIAFGVKMFETLPRSEMDDRVEWALTKAALWNEVKDKLGQSGYGLSGGQQQRLCIARGIAIRPEVLLLDEPCSALDPISTGRIEELIAELKSDYTVVIVTHNMQQAARCSDYTAYMYLGELIEFGDTEKIFIKPVRKETEDYITGRFG, encoded by the coding sequence ATGAATATGGCAGAAACTCAACTCAATCCGATCGCGCGTCCCACCGCGCCCGCCGGTTTCGACCCCGTGCAAAGCGGCCAGTCGCAAGCGCCGTCGCGCCCGAAGATCGAGATCAACGACCTGAATTTCTTCTACGGCAAGTATCACGCGCTGAAGAACATCAACCTGCAGATCCCGGAAGGCAAGGTGACCGCGTTCATCGGTCCGTCGGGTTGCGGCAAGTCCACGCTGCTGCGCACGCTCAACAAGATGTACGCGCTCTATCCGGAGCAGCGTGCCGAGGGCGAGATCCTGATGGACGGCGAAAACCTGCTGACCTCCAAGCGCGATATCTCGCTGCTGCGCGCGCGGATCGGCATGGTGTTCCAGAAGCCGACGCCGTTTCCGATGTCGATCTACGACAACATCGCATTCGGTGTGAAGATGTTCGAGACGCTGCCGCGCTCGGAAATGGACGACCGCGTGGAATGGGCGCTGACCAAGGCCGCGCTATGGAACGAAGTGAAGGACAAGCTCGGGCAGAGCGGCTACGGTCTGTCGGGCGGTCAGCAGCAGCGTCTGTGCATTGCGCGCGGCATCGCGATCCGTCCCGAAGTACTCCTGCTCGACGAGCCGTGTTCGGCGCTGGACCCGATCTCGACGGGCCGCATCGAAGAGCTGATCGCCGAACTGAAGAGCGACTACACGGTGGTGATCGTCACGCACAACATGCAACAGGCGGCCCGCTGTTCGGACTACACTGCCTATATGTACCTCGGCGAGTTGATCGAATTCGGCGACACCGAAAAGATCTTCATCAAGCCGGTCCGCAAAGAAACCGAGGACTACATCACTGGCCGCTTCGGCTAA
- the phoU gene encoding phosphate signaling complex protein PhoU, with protein sequence MSDKHLSSQFDADLNLVSSKVLEMGGLVESQIVKAMQALNEFDLDIAEQVIAAEERLNKMEVEIDEECSNIIARRQPAARDLRLLIAISKTITNLERAGDEAEKIAKRTKRLMEDGASRTINIAEIKLSGEMAVSILRRALDAFARLDTVAAAQIVRDDKAIDEEFRAFVRKLISYMTEDPRSISVGLDFLFIAKAIERIGDHAKNIAEFIIYIVKGTDVRHKSRDALEREALS encoded by the coding sequence ATGTCCGACAAACACCTGTCCAGCCAGTTCGACGCCGACCTGAATCTGGTTTCCTCCAAGGTGCTCGAAATGGGCGGCCTGGTCGAATCGCAGATCGTCAAGGCCATGCAGGCGCTCAACGAATTCGATCTCGACATCGCCGAGCAGGTGATCGCCGCGGAAGAGCGTCTGAACAAGATGGAAGTGGAGATCGACGAAGAGTGCAGCAATATCATCGCGCGCCGTCAGCCGGCCGCGCGTGACCTGCGTCTCTTGATCGCGATTTCGAAGACCATCACGAATCTCGAGCGCGCCGGCGACGAAGCCGAAAAAATCGCCAAGCGTACCAAGCGGTTGATGGAAGACGGCGCCTCGCGCACCATCAACATCGCCGAGATCAAGTTGTCGGGTGAAATGGCGGTGTCGATTCTGCGCCGCGCGCTCGACGCGTTCGCGCGCCTCGACACGGTTGCCGCCGCGCAGATCGTGCGCGACGATAAGGCGATCGACGAAGAATTCCGCGCTTTCGTGCGCAAGCTGATTTCGTACATGACGGAAGATCCGCGTTCGATCTCGGTGGGCCTCGACTTTCTGTTCATCGCCAAGGCGATCGAGCGGATCGGCGACCACGCGAAGAACATCGCGGAGTTCATCATTTACATCGTGAAGGGCACCGACGTACGGCACAAGTCGCGCGACGCGCTCGAACGCGAAGCACTCAGTTAA
- the phoB gene encoding phosphate regulon transcriptional regulator PhoB, translating to MPSSILVIEDEPAISELISVNLQHAGHCPIRAYNAEQAQNLISDVLPDLVLLDWMLPGKSGIAFARDLRNNERTKHIPIIMLTARGDEQDKVLGLEIGADDYVTKPFSPKELMARIKAVLRRRAPQLTEDVVAINGLKLDPATHRVAAHAEGSEIKLELGPTEFRLLHFFMTHPERVHSRTQLLDQVWGDHVFVEERTVDVHIKRLRAALKPAGCDAMIETVRGSGYRLAKSA from the coding sequence ATGCCCAGCAGCATTCTCGTCATTGAAGATGAGCCCGCCATTTCCGAACTGATTTCGGTCAATCTTCAACACGCCGGACACTGCCCGATTCGCGCGTACAACGCGGAGCAGGCGCAAAACCTGATCAGCGACGTACTGCCCGACCTCGTGCTGCTCGACTGGATGTTGCCGGGGAAATCGGGCATTGCGTTCGCGCGTGATCTGCGCAACAACGAGCGCACGAAGCATATCCCGATCATCATGCTGACCGCGCGTGGCGACGAGCAGGACAAGGTGCTCGGCCTCGAAATCGGCGCCGACGACTACGTCACCAAGCCGTTCTCGCCGAAAGAACTGATGGCGCGCATCAAGGCGGTGCTGCGCCGCCGTGCGCCGCAGTTGACCGAAGACGTGGTCGCGATCAACGGCCTGAAGCTCGATCCGGCCACACACCGCGTGGCCGCGCATGCCGAAGGCAGCGAGATCAAGCTCGAACTCGGCCCGACGGAATTCCGTCTGCTGCATTTCTTCATGACGCACCCGGAGCGCGTGCACAGCCGCACGCAACTGCTCGATCAGGTGTGGGGCGATCACGTGTTCGTCGAAGAGCGCACGGTCGACGTGCATATCAAGCGCCTGCGTGCGGCCCTCAAGCCGGCCGGGTGCGATGCTATGATTGAGACGGTGCGCGGCAGCGGCTACCGGCTCGCGAAGAGCGCCTGA